One Glycocaulis abyssi DNA window includes the following coding sequences:
- a CDS encoding alpha/beta hydrolase: MLTPEKAFADLAAHFTPERTAPGMREALRRMIPITELDPPGVEAIEDLTLPGPSEPIPVRVWRPFDAAENGAGLVYYHGGGFVVGDIDTHAALCQRLAAASGVRVVSVDYRKAPEHAFPAAVNDALAAFDAVHEGALAHHGFAPGRLAVGGDSAGGNLAAVIAQHRRGKVAFQLLFYPLLQLVEIKRARQPWQEGPLLSREVLKRVQESYLRSLDDVRDVRVSPLLADDLKGVAPAFILAAELDPLVNEGAAYADRLAASGVPVERVVFNTVPHGFLNMTRILPQATEAIVRAARALAKGLA; the protein is encoded by the coding sequence ATGCTGACCCCGGAAAAAGCCTTCGCGGACCTTGCCGCCCATTTCACGCCGGAGCGCACCGCGCCGGGCATGCGTGAGGCGCTGCGCCGCATGATCCCCATCACCGAGCTGGACCCGCCGGGCGTCGAGGCCATTGAGGACCTGACCCTGCCCGGCCCGTCCGAGCCGATACCTGTACGGGTCTGGCGGCCATTTGATGCGGCGGAAAATGGCGCCGGGTTGGTCTATTATCATGGCGGCGGGTTCGTGGTCGGGGATATCGATACCCATGCCGCGCTGTGCCAGCGCCTCGCCGCGGCTTCAGGCGTCAGGGTGGTGTCGGTTGATTACCGCAAGGCGCCAGAGCACGCCTTCCCGGCCGCCGTGAACGACGCGCTGGCCGCATTCGATGCGGTGCACGAGGGCGCATTGGCCCATCACGGGTTTGCGCCCGGACGGCTGGCTGTGGGCGGCGATTCAGCGGGCGGGAATCTGGCCGCGGTCATCGCGCAGCACCGGCGCGGCAAGGTGGCATTTCAGCTCCTTTTCTATCCGCTGCTGCAGCTCGTGGAAATCAAGCGCGCCCGCCAGCCCTGGCAGGAGGGCCCGCTCTTGTCTCGCGAGGTGCTCAAGCGCGTCCAGGAAAGCTATCTGCGCAGCCTTGATGATGTGCGCGATGTACGCGTCTCGCCGCTGCTGGCGGATGATCTCAAAGGCGTTGCTCCGGCCTTCATACTGGCGGCAGAGCTTGATCCGCTGGTGAATGAAGGGGCAGCCTATGCCGACCGGCTGGCCGCCTCCGGCGTGCCGGTGGAAAGGGTGGTGTTCAACACCGTGCCGCACGGATTTCTCAACATGACGCGTATCCTGCCTCAGGCGACGGAAGCGATTGTGAGGGCGGCAAGGGCGCTCGCCAAAGGTCTGGCCTGA